Part of the Vigna angularis cultivar LongXiaoDou No.4 chromosome 1, ASM1680809v1, whole genome shotgun sequence genome, GTCTCAACCAAATTTGGCTTGGGCCGACTCGGCCAAATTTGACTGATTTTCGGCTAAGGTCGTCTTGGtcaaatttaattgaattttggtTAGGACTGACTCGACTAAAATTCATTTAGCGTGGACTTGGCCGAAATTTGTTCAGGGCTGACTCGACCTATCTTTGTTTGGTGTAGACTCTATTAGGTTAGCCTCGATCAAAATTCAATTGAATTCGGCATATTTTGCCCCGAACGATTTAGGTTGGATTAGCCTTGGCCAAAATTTGGTCGAATTCGGCAAAGCCTTCCCTAGCCTAAATTCGGTTGAGTCGACTCAGTCAAAGTTCTGCTGAATGTCGAGACCAGCTGAATCGAGTCAATGGTCGAAATGGGTCTGATCCAGAATAAAGGTTGAAACGGGTGGCTTAAGTTGAAAGTTGACTCGAGCCAacctaaactaaaatttgagaTAAGTAACCTAAACAGaaagtttaataatatatttaaaacaatactttttttcaaattttaaaatgaaagtttaTACGTTTATTCTAATCCAAGAGACTTTTATGAGCATTTTGACCTTTTTGTGAgttcttttaatataaaagtttctCACTTtatgaattgttttattttgacTCCCATCCATCAGGGGTAAGTTATGTGAGTAGAAATTGACAACtctaataaagataaaagaatattaGTATATTGCTctcttaattataataatttgttttaaaatattttatgcttccttattatcttttatattttatatttgcttTTCAATTtaacttcaataattttaaaaaaaattatcaaaatgaataaaatttactctttactataatttaaattatttattacaaatttaaaatataaagattcaTTTCGCCTTTAGTTCTTCCATAACCTAACCATTAAATCTTTTATCAAGAGTAGCGCAAGCTCAACGAACCTAGTTCCTACCCCTCaggaataaaaaagaagaaaacgaaTCAACTACTAAGTAACTCATGAAAAAGATCACAATATAGACAAGTAAATTTGTGCAAGAAGCCATTGATGAGAGGAGTCCGCGTATAATGTCAAAGttcaaaattgaattattatatactaaTGGATTCAACTTAGAACACTACACTATCATTCAAGTACAACTATCAAAATTGAATACCACATCTACTTCACTCAAACAATTGAACTGCAATAATGGACAAACACAAACACTCTCTTACTTATGTCATATAACCTGTAAGCAAACTTTTTATTTCCCATCATAATTTCTCTCAAAACGCCTTCAACATTTGCtttaaacacaattattatCAAGCTGTcaacaaacattaaaaaaatattagagatTCAAATTTAAAGTTAGAAATGTAATTTTCATCATCCAGTtgtataaaatatcaatttaattcaaatcatgtgaatattttaaacttattaagTATCTGTTAATGTCTTCAACTATTATTCTAAATATCTTGTAGGTTAATAATAACTTCAAAAAGAAAGGCAGATGAGACTTGGTTTTGGATtatattgaggaagaagaaATCGGGTAGTGatatgtgaagaaaaagaatttgTGAAATTTCTATTGCAACCCAACACCTTCTTACTTCACCccctcttttatttatttttctgctaCAGTGTAAAATAAAAGCCCAAACCTAAAAGCTCAAATGTGGTCTCAGTATTGTATTCTACAAGGCTTTTTCTTGCTGCACTCCACTATTACTAACCGCACCCtcaaattaatgaaaaacaaaaactaaaatatctTTTCTTACTTCCATTTTCCACTGTAATGtttgagaggaagaagaaaaagagaaagaaggtgttctgattttttctttgaaagaacaacaacaacaacaatgctCTCTTTGAATACTTCATTATAATTCACGTTAAAGGGTTAGTTGGggtggtgaagatgatgataggGAAAGAGGAATGAAGTTATTCCGAAAGTCAAATATGTTTTAAGTCTAAATCTCGTGCAACCAAAAAAGAATATGTCTGGAGAAGATATTCCGAAAGTCAAATAAGCGAAATACGTAAGATGACAATAATTgatgtaataataaaatataattaatttattttatacacttattattcataatatatttatcaactTTGATTAATTTGTCTAATATTTCTCTTAAGACGTTTTAAccattaataattatcattatcGCTATGTCTTGCCCAATATGATATCATGCTGTCCGAACGAATACAGGCTGAGATCATTTCAAGTCGGGATGACCTATATGATTTCggatatatataatacaaatttggtgttatttttttactaaatacgGTTGATTGTTTGGAAATGTATATTTGTTTCTTCAAGTTAATTAGCATTtgaatgttaataaatatataaaaagtttcaaaggaattttattgatttatatttgtTCGTTTAAAATAGTTTCACACGTAGTCATTAATGCAATTTAATGcttatattgattaaattataatttgatgaAAATACATATAggatttaaattatattttagtaatagCAATATatctgaaataaataaaaaatgtaaaaaatgaaagttaCTTTTAAGAActttaagttaattaaaatcTAGAACTAAATTGAAACTTTCATACactttaaataactaaattttttacCTTATTCTCATTTGTGCAagtagatttatttttttaaccaaaaaatatcaatattttatacaatccaataatatatatatataacgtttcaaattaaaaataataaatgactGAGATAAAagctttaattaaaattaaattatttgtctTTATAATTGTTGTCTGTTACTCTTCAAAACATCGGCAGACTTGTTTTTATTCTTAGGTGACGACAGctgaacaaaattaataatattaccgTTAAACCATTACtataaagttaatatttttcaattatgcAACAATTCATAATCGAATCCCTTTACACAGTTAGTTCATTCCAACTggtaaaattcaattttgaatttgttcATCTCTTTGAAGGTTATCTGTGGTCTTTCCATCAAAACTATATTTCTCTAGAGAcaaattttcatcaaaataaaggGTATAATATATTTCTAGTTTTCTCAAGCTAATCAAGTTCTTAAGTGAAGAAATAGTTAGTGCAGGTGAGTAACTGAAGAAATAGTTAAACGTTGAAATCAATATCCATTATTATAACTTTTGAAAAGCTGTTTGATAATGTAGTCAAAGTGTTGTTTTTTCTGGCAAAGTAAACACAAAAGCCCATGTTCATTATGTTTTTGTCTAGTTTTTACCATAGTGAATCAACTTGCATCTGTTTGATGTCTTTTTTCTTCATAGCAAAAGAAGGTTATTGTCAATTTCTCGGCATTAATCAATGACAAGGACATGTTTTTGGACCCTTGTACGTCCTATGTATATGCATAATAGATAAATTGCCAAAATTGTTTCTACACACACAGTAACCTATTGTTAGCTAATGACAGCATGTGTGTCACTGTCTTTCTTCTGTTCTTTCCAACTCAcaaagccagcattagcattgCAATAGTATAATAGTTGCACATCACACCCCATTTTTCTGTTGCCTTCAAAGCTTTCACAGATTCTTCTACTCTTCATATCACTGTTGTAGTAAACTTGTGATGAGCCTGAAAAGCAGTGACTGGAAAATGAGAAGAGGTTTCATGTGCCACTCTCAAGCTTCAACAGCTGTGTGCATGAGCACTCGTGACCCTCGATCTGTGGTTCTGCCAAAGAGGCTTGAAAGAACTGTGTTTCTTGATGATACAAGGCTGATCAACTATGCCAAGTACTCCAAACTCGTTGAGCCTCCAAGGTCTAATCCAGTTCCAAAGATCAAGCTTAGAGTGCAAGATCAAGATCAAGCCAAAAATCAACCAAAGGACCTTCTGAAAACACAGACAGATAATAACGTCTTTCAGGTTAGCTACTTTTCTCCTCAACTTGGTGAGATGCATATGTTATTTTGTCATATGTTGCACTACTTCATGTTTTCTGTCTTCACAAAACCATTTTATCAGGGAAATGCAGTAAATATCATATAGTAGttcaaagttttaaatttaagttaatattgAAGCAATCAAAGAATACCTTCTTTGTGGGACAAAACTACATATCTGATGATGAACAAAgcaatcaaaattatatatgtcAAACAAGGACCACAAAGAAGCTATATATGAATAGAGGGTAAAGTTTGGATTGTAGAGTGATGTGATTCATAAATGTTGGTGTCGATGGCTTTTCAGCTACAGTGGCTATGGGGTCAACACAATTCACTAGAGTCTgatccatttttttttcctttaattgattatttgttatattaagTGAAATGTAGGAATACAGCAACCAATAGTGTAAGGTGGATTCAGCAAGGAAACAAATTATCTCCATCATTTGTCCTCCTTATATTTGTCATTTGCAGAGGTTTCAAGATGTCTCACATGCATATTACTTGACCGAGTCCCATGCATGTTCCAAAGACAAAGCAGAATGATTATGTCCTTTTTATGCAAATGGGAATTTTATTACGCAACAATACACATGAATATTGATGGTATTATCAGAGGCCACGTCGTTATGTTTTGTCCCTTCTACATAAAATAACACTTgtatataaaaagtatatatttttcctttctagtTTTCCAACGAGGAAGGTTTGTGTCCTAGACCCATATGGTCACACTCACCAATAAATTTTGAACGGAATAATGGAATCTCATATTCAAATCTCTTTATGATTGTATGTGACATACGTTAACACAATGTATACACTTCACGTGTACTCAatcatatttgaaattttatcatCGAGGTGTTAAATGCAGGTGGTTGTGATGCGGGTTGCAATTCATTGTCAAGGATGTGCTGTAAAGGTGAAAAAACATCTGTCTAAGATGGAAGGTATTCACCTGTACTAGTTATATTATAAACCCTTGTTCATAGGgtgaaaagaaggaaagaaactCTAGTAAACGATACAttcaacatcaaatatataGGAATGTATCATATAAGCTCTAAGAACACCAGATgttgtaacatttttttaaagggTACTAATGTTTTTCAACCTTCAATTTCAGGAGTTACATCATTCAGTATAGATTTAGAGTCGAAGAGGGTGACAGTGATGGGGCACATTTCACCAGTGGCAGTTCTTGAGAGTATTTCAAAGGTGAAAAGGGCAGAGTTATGGACTGCTTGTTGAAGCATTTCATAGTACCTTAAAGGGAAGCATAGAACATGCAGAGCTTGGGTCAAAAAGCTAGAAAATTTCCTTAGTGATCTTAtttgttaacaactttttatgGTGGTGGACCTGGTGGTCCTCAACACAATAAAATTAGGGAATGTGGGGTGGGTAGAACTCTGCTCAAGTGACTTGGTTCTGGTGGTGATGTTCAATGACCATTTAATGGTATCTACCCATTCCACCTTgcagtttctttttcttttatggcATTCTAATTATAGTGGCAATGCTTAAAAACCATTGTGGGAAAAAGCTGTTTCACTTCTTCTCTTTGAACTTTCTTTCTGTCAAATTAGACTACTATATTTTACAATTTCCAATTTCCATAAAAGAATACCAGAGTAAGATGACAAAATAAAGGTGTCAGTCTCATTATGCAATGTCTCGGTTGTTTAAATTGTCTTATGTCGAATACAATAATCACTTCTGCTCATACGGTTAAATAGACTTGTCATAATAATTCATCCGGTTACGCAGACTTGTCATAGTTATTCACCAAGGACAACTTTgttaaattttagtattaaatATATAGTCACTGGCATGCAGCAAAGGTCTATGCAGCATAGCAATTGATCTGCACATaccttttattaatttagtttttgacAGAGACCCTTTTTGGATCTTGTGAAGTAGTGTTTTCCTAGTACCAAGGATGCCACCAATGGGCCCATATGATACATGAAGTCTAGTGTTATACTCAAAAAGTCACTAATGAGTTTCCTCTTAGTTTTTTGGACTTGTCAACAAACTAAGAGTGTAGATTA contains:
- the LOC108340346 gene encoding protein SODIUM POTASSIUM ROOT DEFECTIVE 2, with product MSLKSSDWKMRRGFMCHSQASTAVCMSTRDPRSVVLPKRLERTVFLDDTRLINYAKYSKLVEPPRSNPVPKIKLRVQDQDQAKNQPKDLLKTQTDNNVFQVVVMRVAIHCQGCAVKVKKHLSKMEGVTSFSIDLESKRVTVMGHISPVAVLESISKVKRAELWTAC